Proteins from a single region of Sesamum indicum cultivar Zhongzhi No. 13 linkage group LG5, S_indicum_v1.0, whole genome shotgun sequence:
- the LOC105162385 gene encoding LOW QUALITY PROTEIN: ubiquinone biosynthesis monooxygenase COQ6, mitochondrial-like (The sequence of the model RefSeq protein was modified relative to this genomic sequence to represent the inferred CDS: deleted 1 base in 1 codon; substituted 1 base at 1 genomic stop codon) yields MKVFLTLYLLQNTAFQQKVYPSRLSSMTIHSRSASSPHGSLAKLELSDGNSLYAKLVVGADGSKSRVKDLAGINPTGWKYSQNAIICTVEHMEENHCAWQCFLPNGPIALLPIGDNFSNIVWTMTPEESLNRKSMSEVDFVREIDRALDNGYGPHPNSQLFGGRAAFSWLTGDTTVSANECFEVPPRVTKVASERMVFPLYLNHGTSYALTRVVLIGDAAHTVHPLAGQGVNMGFGDAFSLXKVIAEGIAVGSDIGEVSLLRGYESDRRPANLTMMAILDGFQKAYSVDFRPLNVLKAAAFQGAHYISPLKRQIISYASGNQACTLV; encoded by the exons ATGaaagtttttt TGACATTATACTTGTTACAGAACACAGCTTTCCAGCAGAAAGTATATCCTTCCAGATTAAGCTCAATGACCATACATTCAAGATCCGCATCAAGTCCTCATGGATCTTTAGCTAAATTGGAACTTAGTGATGGGAATAGCTTGTACGCCAAATTAGTG GTTGGAGCTGATGGGTCCAAATCACGAGTTAAGGATTTAGCGGGAATAAATCCAACTGGATGGAAATATTCTCAGAATGCAATTATATGTACTGTAGAGCATATGGAGGAAAACCATTGTGCTTGGCAATGTTTTCTCCCTAATGGCCCTATTGCACTTCTGCCAATTGGGGACAATTTCAGCAATATCGTCTGGACAATGACCCCTGAAGAGTCATTGAACCGCAAATCCATGTCAGAAGTTGATTTTGTGAGAGAAATAGATCGTGCTCTTGACAATGGCTATGGCCCACATCCAAATTCTCAACTGTTTGGTGGCAGAGCTGCATTCTCTTGGCTCACTGGAGACACAACAGTATCCGCCAATGAGTGTTTTGAAGTTCCTCCCAGAGTGACTAAAGTAGCCTCCGAAAGAATGGTGTTTCCATTGTATCTGAATCATGGTACTAGCTATGCATTAACACGTGTTGTTCTTATCGGTGATGCTGCACACACTGTTCATCCTTTGGCTGGTCAAGGAGTTAATATGGGATTTGGAGATGCATTCTCTCTTTGAAAGGTTATTGCTGAAGGCATTGCAGTTGGATCTGATATTGGGGAG GTGTCATTGCTAAGAGGATATGAATCAGACAGGAGACCTGCAAACTTGACAATGATGGCAATTCTGGATGGCTTTCAGAAGGCATATTCCGTTGATTTCAGACCACTCAATGTACTGAAA GCTGCTGCATTCCAAGGGGCTCATTATATTTCACCATTGAAAAGGCAAATAATCTCGTATGCATCTG GTAACCAAGCTTGTACACTCGTTTAA